One stretch of Chitinophaga pendula DNA includes these proteins:
- a CDS encoding carbohydrate-binding family 9-like protein: protein MYCRPSRTRRLCNLLLPALASLFSLNAYTQSPASQSPDPSTPLLYTCQRTNAPLTIDGKGEETAWRQAAWTLDFQDIESSKKPFPNLRTRVKMLWDDQYLYLLADIEEPHIWARLQQHDTIIYHDNDFEVFIDPDGDTHQYYELEINAYNTVMDLFMPRPYRNGGNALLNWDAKGVRTAVHINGTINNPSDIDKGWSVEIAIPFHTLGFYNQSPAPRDGQLWRINFSRVQWDTDIRNGQYIKRQQAEHNWVWSPQGIIDMHAPEKWGYLHFSRTPAGTTAPVFRLPEEALISKYLWQVYYGQQTYRRKQHRFATQLSALNIPATITDNGKTYQLTLEAIKDQYTATLQGGNMRDKISINQEGKISPIK from the coding sequence ATGTATTGTCGCCCATCACGCACACGTCGCTTATGCAACCTGCTATTACCAGCACTCGCATCGCTGTTTTCCCTGAACGCATATACGCAGTCTCCGGCCTCACAAAGCCCTGACCCGTCTACACCCTTGCTATATACCTGCCAGCGTACCAATGCACCACTCACCATCGATGGTAAAGGAGAAGAAACCGCTTGGCGACAAGCAGCATGGACCCTCGACTTCCAGGATATCGAAAGCAGTAAAAAACCCTTCCCCAATCTGCGTACCCGCGTAAAAATGCTCTGGGATGATCAATATCTCTACCTACTGGCAGATATAGAAGAACCGCACATATGGGCAAGACTGCAACAACATGATACCATCATCTATCATGATAACGATTTCGAAGTATTCATCGATCCCGATGGCGACACCCATCAATACTATGAACTGGAGATTAATGCCTATAATACCGTCATGGACCTGTTTATGCCCCGACCTTACCGCAATGGCGGCAATGCACTGTTGAACTGGGACGCAAAAGGGGTACGCACGGCAGTACATATAAACGGTACAATAAACAACCCTTCCGATATCGATAAGGGCTGGAGTGTGGAGATCGCTATCCCATTCCATACGCTGGGTTTTTACAACCAGTCTCCGGCTCCGCGCGATGGACAACTCTGGCGGATCAACTTCTCCCGCGTACAATGGGATACCGATATCCGCAACGGACAATATATAAAACGCCAGCAGGCAGAACACAACTGGGTGTGGTCCCCGCAAGGTATCATTGATATGCATGCACCTGAAAAATGGGGCTATCTCCATTTTTCACGTACACCGGCTGGTACCACTGCGCCCGTATTTCGTCTTCCGGAAGAAGCATTGATCAGCAAATACCTGTGGCAAGTGTATTACGGACAACAGACTTATCGTCGCAAACAACATCGATTTGCGACACAACTGTCTGCCCTGAATATACCTGCGACGATTACCGACAATGGCAAAACCTATCAACTGACGCTGGAAGCCATCAAAGATCAATACACCGCCACCCTGCAGGGTGGTAATATGCGTGACAAGATCAGCATCAATCAGGAAGGAAAAATATCACCTATAAAATAG
- the yiaK gene encoding 3-dehydro-L-gulonate 2-dehydrogenase, which translates to MRIPFDTLKNEFRRVLLELSFTTEKADRCAGIFAANSRDGVHSHGLNRFPVFVQLVRDGFVDLAASPEVVTQQGGFALWDGRQGPGMYNASLCMEHAVALAKTQGIGCVTIRNNNHWMRGGTYGWQAADAGCVGICFTNAIAGMPAWGGSTPVLGNNPLVIAVPRQEGHVVLDMAMSQYSFGKMQEYELRGEQLPFPGGYDEQGQLTADPAVIRQTKRALPIGYWKGSGLALLLDILLTALGGGRSTRDITNDGREYGVSQCFIAIHREDMHEALIDAILDYTRHSAGGAGEQVSYPGERTLRTRQESEAAGVWVNEQIWEQVLGL; encoded by the coding sequence ATGCGGATTCCATTTGACACATTAAAGAACGAATTCAGGCGTGTATTACTTGAGCTGTCTTTTACGACAGAGAAAGCGGACCGCTGTGCTGGTATATTTGCTGCCAACAGCCGGGATGGGGTACACTCTCATGGGTTGAACCGTTTTCCGGTATTTGTACAGCTGGTGCGTGACGGATTTGTAGACCTGGCAGCCAGTCCGGAAGTGGTAACACAGCAAGGTGGTTTTGCGCTGTGGGATGGTCGCCAGGGACCCGGAATGTACAATGCCTCCCTTTGTATGGAACATGCGGTGGCATTGGCTAAGACCCAGGGTATTGGCTGTGTGACCATCCGTAACAACAACCACTGGATGCGTGGTGGTACTTATGGCTGGCAGGCTGCTGATGCCGGCTGTGTCGGTATCTGTTTCACCAATGCGATCGCCGGTATGCCCGCCTGGGGTGGCAGTACTCCTGTATTGGGCAACAATCCACTGGTTATTGCGGTACCCCGCCAGGAAGGGCATGTGGTGCTGGATATGGCTATGTCGCAATATTCCTTTGGCAAGATGCAGGAATATGAATTGCGTGGTGAGCAATTGCCCTTTCCGGGAGGCTATGATGAGCAGGGGCAGCTGACTGCTGATCCTGCCGTGATCCGGCAGACCAAGCGGGCCTTGCCGATAGGTTACTGGAAGGGATCGGGGCTGGCGTTGCTGTTAGACATATTGCTGACTGCATTAGGCGGTGGCCGTTCTACGCGGGATATCACCAATGATGGCCGGGAATACGGTGTATCCCAATGTTTTATTGCTATTCACCGGGAGGACATGCACGAGGCGCTGATCGACGCTATACTCGATTATACCCGTCATAGCGCTGGGGGAGCCGGAGAGCAGGTCTCTTATCCCGGGGAGCGGACGTTGCGTACTCGGCAAGAGAGCGAGGCTGCCGGCGTATGGGTCAATGAGCAAATATGGGAGCAGGTGCTTGGCCTTTGA